The proteins below are encoded in one region of Halocatena salina:
- a CDS encoding GNAT family N-acetyltransferase, whose translation MSDVSEYVIRAEMDGETARIRDRLAAVGMMHEDIDPDRSRFWVAEKAGSDTDSEIVGTVRLELDRPNALVGSLYVASDHRNNGLGGALIDHVDRAAQSRGVTTLYLFSTDAGTYFEARGYEETPVEETVVAVSDTPQAEYYRNRPELLANEVTFRKSIDG comes from the coding sequence ATGTCTGATGTTAGCGAGTACGTGATCAGGGCCGAAATGGACGGCGAAACAGCACGGATACGGGATCGTTTGGCGGCCGTCGGAATGATGCACGAAGACATCGATCCGGATCGATCTCGGTTTTGGGTCGCGGAGAAGGCTGGTTCGGACACTGACTCGGAAATCGTCGGAACGGTCCGCCTCGAACTCGATCGGCCCAATGCGCTCGTCGGTTCGCTGTACGTCGCATCCGACCATCGGAACAACGGTCTCGGTGGGGCGCTCATCGACCACGTCGACCGAGCGGCCCAGTCGCGTGGCGTCACGACACTGTATCTGTTCAGTACCGACGCCGGTACGTACTTCGAGGCGCGGGGGTACGAGGAAACTCCAGTTGAGGAGACCGTCGTCGCCGTTTCGGACACCCCTCAAGCCGAGTACTACCGCAACCGACCGGAACTGCTCGCAAACGAAGTCACGTTCCGGAAATCGATCGACGGCTAG
- the tbsP gene encoding transcriptional regulator TbsP — protein MRSNILESGVEGLLESVLGDATGELYLINPSREILEVSIPAIEQAEDVSVRLLAGERVLKDVLDDFIVGSTAADLIEADRLALRTFDEPTNTLIVSDDAVTAVVSAGGKVAGLVTDDTEFVSATREQYESEWDSAEQFKLRTPPISRVRSTLSEEIGADVAEDFDGVLTSLETARGNGEGLDEVTISLLVAAKNEELLYDISKWGEDVGIASKATFSRTKTRLEEMGLVDTEKVPIDVGRPRLRLILGDDRLQSTSSDDLANVAQSLMAS, from the coding sequence ATGCGTTCGAACATACTAGAATCGGGTGTCGAGGGTCTCCTGGAATCCGTTCTCGGGGACGCCACTGGCGAACTGTATCTGATCAATCCATCGCGTGAGATTCTGGAAGTGTCGATTCCAGCGATCGAGCAAGCGGAAGACGTTTCGGTGCGTCTCCTCGCTGGCGAGCGCGTTTTGAAGGACGTTCTCGACGATTTCATCGTCGGGAGCACTGCTGCAGATCTCATCGAAGCGGATCGACTCGCGCTCCGAACGTTCGACGAGCCGACGAACACGCTCATCGTCTCCGATGATGCCGTGACGGCCGTCGTTTCCGCCGGTGGGAAGGTCGCCGGACTCGTGACCGACGATACGGAGTTCGTATCGGCCACCCGTGAACAGTACGAAAGTGAGTGGGACTCTGCGGAGCAGTTCAAGCTCCGAACGCCTCCGATCTCTCGCGTTCGATCGACGCTTTCCGAAGAGATCGGTGCCGACGTGGCCGAGGACTTCGACGGCGTCCTCACCTCGCTCGAAACCGCACGCGGCAACGGCGAAGGACTAGACGAAGTCACCATCAGTCTACTCGTCGCGGCGAAAAACGAGGAGCTGCTGTACGACATCAGCAAATGGGGGGAAGATGTCGGCATTGCGAGCAAGGCGACGTTCTCGCGCACCAAAACCCGTCTCGAAGAGATGGGACTCGTCGACACCGAGAAAGTGCCGATCGACGTGGGTCGCCCACGCCTGCGTCTCATCCTCGGTGACGACCGGCTTCAGAGCACCAGCTCCGACGATCTCGCCAACGTCGCTCAGAGCTTGATGGCCTCCTAA
- a CDS encoding DUF63 family protein, translating into MDSTERLGSVVSSGRAWIVTAVVATVVVAGGALAFPRQVYDRFIWQYFWGPVYADAYNARCAVLTEEGAKPLTDGCFQAEATGQIVARPGYTVISEIGYAILLLFMLVGVYFLVRRLQLGRNRRIFFALVPFMFLGGALRVVEDATDAVVARTDVGAVIGYPLNTLIISPVIYGVVFVLTLAAILIGLGLVKWDVVQFDQYPVVVAAIGTAAVALTVGYIGYLVATIDTSGTRIGFYPQLPVAVLVLSGLIAGGLYAGLDRFAPWVNEGTGLMGLVVLFAHALDGVANVIAADWMGALGMGFLGYDPKHPANRIIIEVTRAAVPQSIIDIIGSAWPFLLVKIVAAVLVISLFDDRIFEDSPQYAMLLLVAIVAVGLGPGTRDMLRATFGI; encoded by the coding sequence ATGGACTCGACCGAACGGCTCGGATCGGTGGTGAGTTCCGGACGGGCGTGGATCGTCACGGCCGTGGTCGCCACCGTCGTGGTAGCCGGTGGCGCGCTTGCCTTCCCGCGACAGGTGTACGATCGGTTTATCTGGCAGTATTTCTGGGGTCCCGTTTACGCGGACGCGTACAACGCTCGGTGTGCGGTCCTGACCGAGGAAGGTGCGAAACCGCTCACAGATGGCTGTTTCCAAGCCGAAGCGACGGGGCAGATCGTCGCTAGGCCGGGATACACGGTCATTTCCGAGATCGGATACGCGATACTGCTCCTGTTCATGCTGGTCGGCGTATACTTTCTCGTTCGCCGCCTCCAACTCGGCCGGAACCGCCGGATCTTTTTCGCACTCGTCCCGTTCATGTTCCTCGGTGGCGCGCTGCGGGTCGTTGAGGACGCCACTGACGCCGTGGTCGCCCGAACCGACGTTGGAGCGGTCATCGGCTATCCCCTCAACACGCTCATCATCAGCCCCGTCATCTACGGCGTCGTCTTCGTTCTCACGCTCGCGGCTATCCTGATTGGACTCGGACTGGTTAAGTGGGACGTCGTCCAGTTCGATCAGTATCCCGTGGTCGTCGCGGCGATCGGAACGGCCGCCGTCGCCCTCACCGTCGGTTACATCGGCTATCTCGTCGCCACGATCGACACCTCGGGAACGAGGATCGGCTTTTACCCACAGCTCCCGGTGGCCGTGCTCGTCCTGTCGGGACTCATCGCTGGAGGACTGTACGCCGGCCTCGATCGGTTCGCCCCGTGGGTGAACGAGGGGACCGGGCTGATGGGGCTAGTCGTCCTCTTCGCGCACGCCCTCGACGGCGTCGCAAACGTGATCGCCGCCGACTGGATGGGCGCGCTCGGAATGGGATTTCTGGGCTATGATCCCAAACATCCCGCCAACCGAATAATCATAGAGGTTACAAGAGCTGCCGTCCCACAGTCGATCATCGATATCATCGGATCGGCATGGCCGTTCCTCCTCGTGAAGATCGTGGCCGCGGTACTCGTCATCTCCCTTTTCGACGATCGGATCTTCGAGGACAGTCCCCAGTACGCGATGTTACTGTTGGTCGCCATCGTCGCCGTCGGTCTCGGACCCGGCACGCGGGATATGCTCCGGGCGACGTTCGGGATCTAG
- a CDS encoding YcaO-like family protein has protein sequence MSVTVVGSGPAVDAIEAAVSDIDHELSVRSRVETLADDLAVVVGVVGSDVFSIANEEARSNGTPWIAVELGGIGGCSHPSVDVAVSGYGVSTACFDCLRTRVRSGLDDSEADSSDIDPETARFGGALAGRETVKTVSGSSSLFGRVIEVPHARRRIYSVPGCSCTGHREWTLSRAHEERSLQATLERAERAVDDRIGLINEVGEAESFPVPYYLAQLADTTGFSDAQASQQAAGVALGWDEAFMKALGEGLERYCAGVYDSDALYTARAGNLSAPIQPSTFVRPDDPDDTAPIEWVPGEDLHTGETVSLPAARVLFPYEGPGPTITTGLGLGSSGAAALIAGVTEIIERDGALLAWYSTYEPLELSIDDEEYETLVARARAEGLSVTASLLTQDVDIPVIGVAVHRDEEWPAFALGLAADLDPIAAARSACTEALQNWTELRRMGKTGSRNAGGRIGHFASRPPATEEFTNPKQTIPAASIAADGPTGADALDLLLERLSDVGLDAYAARLTTPDVEALGFEAVRVLVPRAQPLFIGESYFSERARTVPSELGFEPRLQREHHPYP, from the coding sequence ATGTCTGTCACTGTCGTCGGCTCCGGGCCTGCGGTAGATGCCATTGAGGCGGCCGTTTCCGACATTGATCACGAGTTATCCGTTCGATCAAGGGTCGAGACGCTTGCGGACGATCTCGCTGTCGTCGTGGGAGTAGTCGGATCGGACGTGTTCTCGATCGCAAACGAGGAGGCACGATCGAACGGAACACCGTGGATTGCCGTCGAACTCGGCGGTATCGGGGGATGTTCCCATCCATCGGTCGACGTTGCCGTATCGGGCTATGGGGTTTCCACCGCGTGTTTCGATTGTCTTCGAACGCGCGTTCGATCCGGACTCGACGACTCAGAGGCTGATTCTTCCGATATTGACCCAGAAACGGCACGCTTTGGTGGTGCTCTAGCCGGACGGGAGACCGTCAAGACGGTGTCCGGATCGTCGTCGCTGTTCGGTCGCGTGATCGAGGTGCCACACGCACGGCGACGGATCTACTCCGTTCCGGGCTGTTCGTGTACGGGACACCGAGAGTGGACGCTGTCGAGAGCGCACGAGGAACGATCGTTACAGGCGACGCTCGAACGAGCCGAGCGAGCGGTCGACGATCGGATCGGACTGATCAACGAGGTGGGTGAGGCCGAGTCGTTCCCGGTGCCGTACTACCTCGCACAGCTCGCCGACACTACCGGGTTCAGCGACGCGCAAGCGAGCCAACAGGCTGCCGGTGTCGCACTAGGATGGGACGAGGCGTTCATGAAAGCGCTCGGTGAGGGACTCGAACGCTACTGTGCTGGCGTGTACGATTCCGATGCCCTCTACACCGCACGCGCGGGGAATCTCTCGGCACCGATTCAGCCATCGACGTTCGTTCGTCCCGATGATCCGGATGACACCGCTCCGATAGAGTGGGTGCCCGGTGAAGATCTACACACCGGTGAGACGGTGTCTCTTCCTGCCGCCCGGGTGTTGTTCCCCTATGAAGGACCGGGACCGACCATCACGACGGGACTTGGACTCGGAAGTTCGGGCGCGGCGGCGTTGATCGCTGGGGTAACGGAGATCATCGAACGGGACGGTGCGCTGTTGGCGTGGTACTCGACGTACGAACCCCTGGAGCTGTCGATTGACGATGAGGAGTACGAGACACTCGTCGCCCGAGCAAGAGCGGAAGGGCTGTCGGTGACCGCGTCGCTGTTGACCCAAGATGTCGATATCCCAGTGATCGGCGTGGCCGTCCACCGAGATGAGGAGTGGCCGGCGTTCGCTCTCGGTCTGGCAGCCGATCTCGATCCGATCGCTGCCGCTCGATCGGCGTGTACCGAAGCGCTTCAAAACTGGACGGAGCTTCGTCGGATGGGTAAAACCGGTTCCCGAAATGCTGGCGGCCGGATCGGTCATTTCGCATCACGCCCACCCGCGACAGAGGAGTTCACTAACCCCAAGCAGACGATTCCAGCAGCGAGCATCGCGGCGGACGGTCCCACGGGAGCAGATGCGCTAGATCTGCTCCTCGAACGGCTCAGTGATGTCGGACTCGACGCTTATGCCGCCCGACTGACGACGCCGGACGTGGAGGCGCTCGGTTTCGAGGCCGTCCGTGTGCTCGTGCCACGAGCACAACCACTGTTCATCGGTGAGTCGTACTTCAGCGAGCGGGCGCGGACGGTTCCCTCAGAGCTGGGCTTCGAACCACGACTCCAGCGCGAACACCATCCGTATCCGTAG
- a CDS encoding inositol monophosphatase family protein: protein MVDAERRVTVARRAANAGANVAMESFRTDIAVETKAHETDPVTQADRDTQDRVASVLTDAYPGEVIVGEERGTHDTVPDRGAAWVIDPIDGTSNYIRGVRTWATSVACVVDGECVAAANVFPALDDTYIAGPDGITRNDTPITVSTETEPNAGVVSPTLWGGASPHDEFITAVGEAVEMFGDLRRSGCTQGSLSRVASGGLDVAISTVDHHPWDTIAGAFMVERAGGTVTDVDGNRWRYDAPGLVATNGRLHEEALDVVHTVD from the coding sequence ATGGTCGATGCCGAGCGACGGGTCACGGTTGCACGACGGGCGGCAAACGCGGGGGCGAACGTGGCGATGGAGTCGTTTCGCACTGACATCGCTGTCGAGACGAAAGCCCACGAGACGGACCCCGTCACCCAAGCCGACCGCGACACACAGGATCGGGTCGCATCGGTGCTCACGGACGCGTATCCGGGCGAGGTGATCGTTGGAGAGGAAAGGGGCACACACGACACCGTTCCCGATCGAGGTGCGGCGTGGGTGATCGATCCGATCGACGGAACGAGCAACTACATCCGTGGCGTGCGGACGTGGGCGACGAGTGTGGCGTGTGTCGTGGACGGCGAGTGTGTGGCCGCGGCAAACGTGTTTCCTGCGCTCGATGACACTTACATTGCTGGTCCGGACGGTATCACCCGGAACGACACGCCGATCACGGTGAGTACGGAAACGGAGCCGAACGCGGGAGTCGTGTCACCGACGTTGTGGGGGGGAGCCAGCCCCCACGACGAGTTCATCACGGCCGTCGGGGAGGCTGTCGAAATGTTCGGTGATCTCCGTCGTTCGGGCTGCACACAAGGTTCGCTCTCGCGGGTTGCCAGTGGGGGACTCGACGTAGCGATCTCGACCGTCGATCATCACCCGTGGGATACGATCGCAGGGGCGTTCATGGTCGAACGAGCTGGAGGCACTGTCACCGATGTCGACGGCAACCGGTGGCGATACGACGCACCTGGTCTGGTCGCCACCAATGGTCGGCTCCACGAGGAAGCACTCGATGTCGTGCATACGGTCGACTAG
- the glyA gene encoding serine hydroxymethyltransferase: MEYNHVRETDPEVADALVGEVERQRETLAMIASENHVSRAVLEAQGSTLTNKYAEGYPDARYYGGCECADTVEQLAIDRATELWGAEYVNVQPHSGSQANMGVYLAALDPGDKILSLDLTHGGHLSHGHPKNFAGQVYEVEQYEVDPETGYIDYDALAAHATEFEPDIIVSGYSAYPRQVDWERIQEIATSVDAYHLADIAHITGLVAAGEHPSPVGIADFVTGSTHKTIRAGRGGIIMSSEEHADAIDSAIIPGMQGGPLMHNIAGKAVGFKEALQPEFEEYAAQVVANASALGERLSEHGLSLVSGGTDTHLVLVDLRDSHPDTTGKEVERALEEVGIVLNANTVPGETRSPFVASGIRAGTPALTTRGFDETAIEQVADCIARVVDSPDDSDVKDAVAEDVQTLCAEHPLYE, encoded by the coding sequence ATGGAGTACAACCACGTCCGGGAGACGGATCCGGAGGTCGCTGACGCGCTCGTCGGTGAGGTCGAGCGCCAGCGCGAGACGCTCGCCATGATCGCCAGCGAGAACCACGTCAGCCGTGCGGTTCTCGAAGCCCAAGGCAGCACTCTCACGAACAAATACGCCGAGGGCTACCCCGATGCTCGGTACTACGGCGGCTGTGAGTGTGCCGATACGGTCGAGCAGCTCGCCATCGACCGTGCAACGGAACTGTGGGGCGCTGAGTACGTTAACGTCCAACCACACAGCGGATCTCAGGCCAACATGGGCGTGTATCTCGCGGCGCTTGATCCCGGCGATAAAATCCTCTCGCTCGATCTCACTCACGGCGGCCACCTCAGCCACGGCCATCCGAAGAACTTCGCGGGACAGGTGTACGAGGTCGAACAGTACGAGGTCGATCCCGAAACGGGGTATATCGATTACGACGCGCTGGCAGCCCACGCCACCGAGTTCGAACCGGACATAATCGTCTCGGGCTATTCGGCGTACCCCCGACAGGTCGACTGGGAACGGATCCAGGAGATCGCAACGAGCGTCGATGCCTATCACCTCGCCGATATTGCTCACATCACGGGGCTTGTCGCCGCCGGCGAACACCCTTCTCCGGTCGGCATCGCGGACTTCGTTACTGGCTCGACGCATAAGACGATTCGCGCGGGACGGGGTGGTATCATCATGTCCAGCGAGGAACACGCCGATGCGATCGACAGTGCCATCATTCCCGGAATGCAGGGCGGTCCGTTGATGCACAACATCGCGGGCAAGGCCGTTGGCTTCAAGGAGGCACTCCAACCCGAATTCGAGGAGTACGCTGCTCAAGTCGTTGCTAATGCGAGCGCCCTCGGAGAACGGCTGTCTGAGCACGGACTGAGCCTCGTTTCGGGTGGGACCGATACTCATCTCGTGCTCGTCGACCTTCGGGATTCACACCCTGACACGACCGGGAAGGAGGTCGAGCGCGCGCTCGAAGAGGTGGGGATCGTGCTGAATGCCAACACCGTCCCCGGCGAGACACGATCTCCGTTCGTGGCCAGCGGCATCCGCGCTGGAACGCCCGCGCTCACCACTCGGGGCTTCGATGAGACGGCGATCGAACAGGTCGCTGACTGCATCGCCCGCGTCGTCGACAGCCCCGACGACTCGGACGTGAAAGATGCAGTCGCGGAAGACGTTCAAACACTCTGTGCAGAGCATCCGCTGTACGAATAG